In Thermodesulfobacteriota bacterium, one genomic interval encodes:
- the cdaA gene encoding diadenylate cyclase CdaA has product MIDGLLSIRAVDVLDILLVSFIIYWILLFIRGTRAVQMLIGLVVLMGLYAVSRKFGMVTFQWLVGNFLGNLLVVLVVVFQSEIRRALAKIGQWRLAGGRGRTPDQEVINEVVECAFLLARSRTGAILLLEREIGLEEYVEHGRKLDAIFSCELAESIFNEGSPIHDGAAVIRGNRVEAAGIILPIPPPSKETQGMGTRHRAAFGAASETDAAVVVVSEETGNVTLFNNRLVRRADSPEELSDMLQALYRGDGGADGGV; this is encoded by the coding sequence GTGATCGACGGGCTGCTTTCCATCCGCGCCGTGGACGTCCTCGACATCCTCCTGGTTTCCTTCATCATCTACTGGATCCTCCTTTTCATCCGCGGGACGCGGGCCGTCCAGATGCTCATCGGACTGGTGGTCCTGATGGGCCTTTACGCCGTCTCCAGGAAATTCGGGATGGTGACCTTCCAGTGGCTCGTCGGCAACTTCCTCGGGAACCTCCTCGTCGTCCTCGTGGTCGTCTTCCAGAGCGAGATCCGCCGCGCGCTGGCCAAGATCGGGCAGTGGAGGCTGGCCGGAGGAAGGGGGAGGACGCCTGACCAGGAAGTGATCAACGAGGTGGTGGAATGCGCCTTCCTCCTGGCGCGCAGCCGCACCGGCGCGATCCTGCTGCTCGAGCGGGAAATCGGCCTCGAGGAGTATGTGGAGCACGGCAGGAAGCTGGACGCCATATTCTCCTGCGAGCTGGCGGAGTCGATCTTCAACGAGGGGTCCCCAATCCACGACGGCGCGGCGGTCATCCGGGGGAACCGCGTCGAGGCCGCGGGAATCATCCTGCCCATCCCTCCGCCCTCGAAGGAGACGCAGGGGATGGGGACCCGGCACCGCGCCGCATTCGGGGCCGCGTCCGAGACCGACGCCGCGGTCGTCGTCGTGTCCGAGGAGACCGGGAACGTCACGCTGTTCAACAACCGCCTCGTCCGGAGGGCCGACTCTCCGGAAGAGCTCAGCGACATGCTCC
- the folP gene encoding dihydropteroate synthase, with protein MGILNLTPDSFSDGGSYGTVEEAVERALRMVSEGAAIVDVGGESTRPGSEPVTAEEELRRVLPALRKLSGATKALLSIDTTKAAVAREAIAAGASIVNDTSAMADDPEMAGVVRDSGCALVLMHRRGLPATMQRNPHYESLFDELIPELSARIEFAVEAGIDRERILVDPGIGFGKRLEDNLALHRHLGKLRVLGRPIVFGSSRKGFIGTLTGTDPRERVFGTAASVAAAVMNGAHVLRVHDVKEMRQVIQVAAAIRGDAE; from the coding sequence ATGGGGATCCTGAACCTCACGCCGGATTCCTTCTCGGACGGCGGCTCCTACGGCACGGTCGAAGAGGCGGTGGAGCGGGCCTTGAGGATGGTTTCCGAAGGCGCCGCGATCGTCGATGTCGGGGGGGAATCCACCCGGCCCGGCTCGGAGCCGGTGACCGCGGAAGAGGAGCTTCGGCGCGTCCTCCCGGCGCTCCGGAAGCTTTCCGGGGCGACGAAGGCCCTTCTCTCGATCGACACGACGAAGGCGGCCGTCGCCCGCGAAGCGATCGCCGCGGGGGCGTCGATCGTCAACGACACGAGCGCGATGGCGGACGACCCGGAGATGGCGGGCGTCGTCAGGGATTCCGGATGCGCGTTGGTGCTGATGCACCGCAGGGGCCTCCCCGCGACGATGCAGCGCAACCCCCACTACGAGTCGCTGTTCGATGAGCTGATCCCGGAACTCTCCGCAAGGATCGAATTCGCCGTGGAGGCGGGAATCGACCGGGAGAGGATCCTCGTCGATCCGGGGATCGGATTCGGCAAGCGACTCGAGGACAACCTCGCCCTGCACCGGCACCTCGGGAAGCTTCGGGTCCTCGGAAGGCCGATCGTCTTCGGCTCGTCCCGGAAGGGATTCATCGGGACCCTGACGGGAACCGATCCGCGGGAAAGGGTCTTCGGCACGGCCGCGTCCGTGGCGGCGGCGGTGATGAACGGGGCGCACGTCCTGCGCGTCCACGACGTGAAGGAGATGCGACAGGTGATCCAGGTGGCCGCGGCCATTCGGGGGGACGCGGAGTGA
- a CDS encoding cell division protein FtsH: GRVAEELVRGELTTGAGNDLERATTLARKMVCEWGMSDKLGPVTFGQKQEAIFLGRDFTRHQDYSEATARDIDQEVHGIVTSCYERARTLLRNHLAVLHNVAQTLLEKEVVDGAEIQRIIEAGIGPGGTPEEAGAPA, translated from the coding sequence GGCCGGGTGGCGGAGGAGCTCGTTCGCGGGGAGCTGACCACCGGAGCGGGAAACGACCTGGAGCGCGCAACGACGCTCGCCCGGAAGATGGTCTGCGAATGGGGGATGAGCGACAAGCTCGGCCCCGTGACCTTCGGGCAGAAGCAGGAGGCCATCTTCCTGGGCAGGGACTTCACCCGCCACCAGGATTACAGCGAGGCGACGGCGAGGGATATCGACCAGGAGGTTCACGGAATCGTGACCTCCTGCTACGAACGGGCGAGGACTCTGCTGCGGAACCATCTCGCGGTGCTGCACAACGTCGCCCAGACTCTCCTGGAGAAGGAAGTGGTGGACGGGGCGGAGATCCAGCGGATCATCGAGGCCGGGATCGGCCCCGGCGGAACGCCGGAAGAAGCGGGGGCGCCCGCCTGA